The genomic DNA ATTTTTTGGTGCGCATAATTTATTTTTCATGTAACTAAAGGTCTTTTCATCGGGGTTTATGTAGCCGCATCTTGCTCCTCCTTCAATAGACATATTGCATATAGTCATTCTTTCTTCCATTGATAATACATTAATTGCAGGCCCTGCGAACTCATATGCAAAACCCACTCCAGCCTTTACACCGAGTTTATTAATAATATGAAGTACTAAATCCTTAGCATAAACCCCACTAGTTAATTGATTTTCACACCAAATTTGTCTTACCTTTAATTTATTCATGGCTATGGTTTGGGTTGCAAGAACGTCTCTCACTTGGCTTGTACCTATCCCAAAAGCAATTGACCCAAAAGCTCCATGAGTTGAAGTATGTGAATCTCCACAAGCGATTGTCATACCAGGTTGAGTTAGCCCTAATTCTGGAGCCACTACATGTACTATTCCTTGATTGCCACTACCAATATTAAAAAATTTTATTTTATGTTGTAAGCAGTTTTTTTCAAGTGTTTCAATCATTTGCTCTGCAAGATTATCTTTGAAAGGTCTGCTTTGATTATCTGTTGGCACAATGTGATCAACCGTAGCAACAGTTCTGCTAGGAAATTTTACTCTTAAATTTTTGTCTTTTAAAGCGCCAAATGCTTGAGGACTTGTCACTTCATGGATTAAGTGAAGACCAATAAAAATTTGATCTGAGCCACCAGGAAGACTGGAAACTTTGTGTAAATCCCAAACTTTATCAAATAAGGTATCTTTACTCAATTTGTAAAAAAAGCTATTTACTATTTGATAATAGGATTAATCTGAGGCTGTTCAAACACACATTTACACTTAGTGTTTGAATTTCAATTCTGTTTCGGGTTGAGTTAAATATTTTTTTTATATTAGTTATATGATTATTCGGTCCTGAAATTGAGATATAGACAAGTCCAACTGGTTTATCTGGACTGCCTCCATTAGGACCTGCTATTCCACTAATTGCTATTGCCCAATCTGCTCCTAATTTCTCTTTTACATTAATTGCCATGGCCTCACAAACTTCTTCAGAAACAGCTCCATATTTTGTAAGCTTTTCTTCAGAAATATTTAATAATGAATTTTTTAGCTCATTACTATAGGAAACAATACTACCTTGAAAAACTTGAGATGAACCTGATATTGATGTTAGAGATGAAGATAGAAGACCTCCTGTACAGGATTCAGCAAAAACAATAGTTTGGTTCCTCTTAGTTAACTCTTTTATTAAGACGCTTGGCAAAGTATCATTATTCTCGCCAAAAATAAACTTTGAAAAATCTTTTTTTAATTTTTCTTTTACAGGTTTGATTATATTTTTTGCTTCTGGAACATTCTTTGCACGCGCGGTGATTCTGATTTTAACTTCTCCCAAGTTTGCATATGGAGCAACAGTTGGGTTTTTAAGATTTAATAGATCATTAATTTTTTCTGCAACGCTAGATTCTCCAATTCCTGCAAATTTAAGAGTATTTGAAAAAAAGGAATAACTATCTGAGAATTTGGTTTTAATGAAATCATACGCAGTCTCTTCCCACATAGTTTTCATTTCACTAGGTACTCCTGGGAAAGTAAGAATAGTAAATCCTTTTATTGGTTCCCATATCATTCCTGGGGCAGTGCCCCTAGGATTATTAATTATTTGAGCATTTTTTGGGAAGAAACATTGTTTCCTTAAGCTAGAGGAATCGTCTTTGAGCTTTGAGTTTGGAAGTTTTTGTTTAATTTCATCCCATAAGTTCGGCCTTTCAAAAAGAGATACATTAAAAGATTTAGCTATTGCTTCAGTAGTTAGGTCATCTGGGGTAGGTCCCAACCCTCCCGTTGTAATTAGAAGATTACTTCTTTCCGATATTTCTTGAATTACTTTTATAATTCGATCACAATTATCACCAACAGTTGATTGCCTAAAGTGATTTAAGCCTAATAGAGACAACTGTTCAGAAATCCATCGAGCATTTGTGTTTATGATATTTCCTAAAAGTAGCTCTGTTCCAATAGAAAGAATTTCAACTCCCTTGGAATTAGGACTCATTTAATTGACGCTTCAACTTTGCCTTCATAAAGAGGAAAACGATTACATAAGTTTAATACTCTTTCTTTACATTGACTTTCAATCAGTGAATCGTTTGGGTTAAGTAATCTATCAGCGATAATTTCGCCAACTTCAGCAAAAGCATTTTCATTAAAGCCTCTTGTAGTTAAAGCAGCAGTACCCAACCTTAGCCCGCTGGTTACAAAAGGTGATTCTGGGTCAAATGGAACAGTGTTTTTATTTGCAGTGATATTCACTTCGCTTACAAGCAAGTCAGCAATTTTACCAGTCATATTGATACTTCTTAAATCGAGTAAAACAATATGATTATCAGTGCCTCCACTTACGATATCAATACCTCTATTTATTAAAGTTGCAGCTAGAACTTTGGCATTTTTTATTACTTGTTGGGAATAATTAACAAAATCTGGCTGTAAGGCTTCTCCAAATGCAACTGCTTTAGCAGCAATAATGTGTTCTAGGGGTCCCCCTTGAGTCCCTGGGAAAACAGATTTATCAAATTTCTTTCCAAATTCTGCATCTTTACACAAGATGAGTCCTCCTCTAGGTCCTCTTAATGTTTTATGAGTAGTTGTAGTTACTACATCACAATAAGGAATTGGATTTGGATGAAGTTTACTTGCTACAAGACCTGCGATGTGTGCAATATCAGCCATTAAGAATGCACCAACTTCATCTGCAATTTTTCTAAATGATTCAAAATCGATTGTTCTTGGATAAGCTGAATATCCGCATATGATCAATTTTGGTTTTGTTTCAAGCGCTATCTCTCTTATTTCATCAAAATTTAATTCACTAGTTTCTTTGTTTACACCATAGTGAACTGCATTAAACCACTTACCACTCATATTTACTGGAGATCCATGAGTTAGGTGTCCACCATGAGATAAATCCATCCCCATGATTGTCTCGCCAGGTTTAAGTAAACTTAGGAAAACAGCAGCATTTGCCTGTGCTCCACTATGGGGTTGCACATTAGCCCAATTTGCATTAAATAATTTTTTCGCTCTTTGAATAGCTAATTCTTCGATTTCATCAACAAATTCACATCCTCCGTAATATCTTTTTTGAGGTAATCCCTCTGCGTATTTATTTGTAAGGACTGATCCTTGAGCCTGCATGACGGCAATTGATGCGAAATTTTCGCTTGCGATTAACTCAAGATGAGTTTCCTGTCTATTTTTTTCAGAGTTAATAAAATTGGATATTACTGGATCACTTTCATTAAGATTATGAAGGATATTCATTGAATTTGTTAACTAATAACCATAATATAAACGATATTTTTTAGAAAAATATAAAAAGAATATTTTATAATTTTAAACGCGCCTGGAGAGATTCGAACTCCCGACACCCTGATCCGTAGTCAGGTGCTCTAATCCACTGAGCTACAGGCGCATAATTATGTAATATCTCTGTTTCAGGGTCTCTTAGTCAACTAGATTTCAGGTAAAATATCTATTATTAACAATCTAACTATTAATATGCCTATAAAGTGGTACGGAAATGGTGATCTAGAAGATCCCATCTATAAACATTTTTCTCGAATAGTAAATTTTGTTATTCACTGCATGATATTTACTGCGATAGTAAGTGGTACTTGGCTTTTAAAAGAAATTAAATATGAAATCGCTTTTTTTAATAATTTTGCAATTTTCTGGTCAATTCTTTTAGCCTCCCATTTACTATTTGTAATTATAAAAAAACCTAAAAATACTTCAAAACAATCAACTTAATTAATTTTTAATTTATGGACTCTCAGACACGAATAAGTGATCTAGAAAATATTATTTCAGAAATGGTTTTTATAAAAATAGAAAAGTGGAATTTATATCTTGGAGATGCTGGCCTAGCTAGAAATCTTGCTATTGAATGTATCAGCAATAAAGATCAAGGCTCATTGGAGGCTGCGAAAATAAGTTTGAAAGCAATAAATGTAAAAGTAGGGGATGGTCTTAACAGTATTCCACTGATCAATTTAATAACTACCTCACAAATTCTAGAATTAGAGGAGATTTTGGAAAGTTTTTTTGAAAACTAAATCTTTTTTTTATAAACTTTAAATCTATTTACTTTCAGGCATTTTGTAAGAAAAAAATAGATTACAAAAAAAGTTAAAGATCCAAATATTAATAATAAAAATTCTCCGAGATTAGAATTTAAGTTTTTTGTAGTTTTAAGAATAGTAATACAAAGGGTGCTATCTATAAATGCCGCTAATGACATTAGGATAATTTTCCTTAATAAATCCAAGTTAGGCAAATGGATATTTTCATTTCTCAGATTAAAAGAAAGCAAAACACATACTATAAAGTTGACTATTACTGAAGATAAAATTATTCCTACAACTCCAAAATTGTATGGAGAAAGATTCCCAATATTATTAATTGGGGCACCAATTAAAAACCAATCAAAAAAAATATTTAATATTATCCCTGCAAATGATGATTTAAAAGGAAAGTTTGTTTTTTCTATTGAATAGTAAGTTCTTACTAATAAATCTCTATAAAGATAAAAAGGAATGCCAACTGCATAAGCAATTAATATATTCTTTACTTTTAAAGCCGCTGAATAATCAAAAGATCCTCTCTGAAAAACTAACTGCACTATTTGATTATTAAATGTTATGAAAAATGCGGTTAAAAAAATAGTTGTCAAGAAACAGTACTCTATTCCAGAGATCAATATTTTTTGGAGGCCGATAAAGTCTTTATCACTTCTAAATTTAGAGAATTTTGGAAGTAATGGCAAAATCAAAGAGTTAGATAATACACCTAATGGGGCTTGTATCAAGAAGTTTCCGTAAGCTAGTCCCGATGCTGCTCCTTGAAAACTTGAAGCGAAAAACATATCGATAAAAACATTGATTTGACTGAGACCTGATGAGATAGATGCTGGAATAATTAGTTTGAAAATCCTCCTTTCTTCATTAAATAATTGGAAGTTTGACTTTAATCTCAAGAGACCGATTTTATTTATTTCCGAAATTTGAACAACAAACTGAATCAAAGTTCCTGTCAAAGTTGCAAAAGCGAGTAATCCCGTATAAGTAAAGAAATGAGAATAGTCATTTTTTTGGTTGAAAATCCAACTTAATAAAATAAAAAAAATAGTAGTTAGGCTTGTTATCGCTGGACTTATACTTGATAAAAAGAATTTTCTTTGGGAATTTAAGGCGCCAAAGCTTAAACCTATGAATCCGGATAAAGGGATACAAGGTGTAAGTATTTTTAATTGGTAAGTGGCAATAGATTTAGCTTCGTAACTTAAATTGGGGGCTAATAATTCAATTAATAAACTGGAATTAAAGTATATTAATATAGCTAAACTAATTAATAATATTGAAAGTTTTATGCTTACTTGAGTTAAAACAATCCCTCCATTTTTTTTGTTAAGGGGAGTTAGAACTGCAACGACTGCGTTATGTAAGGGACCATTAATTCCTCCAATAATTATTAGCAAAAAACCAGGAATTATATAGGCATAATTAAATGCGTCGTATGTTACCCCAACTCCAAAAGCAGCAGCTATAAATA from Prochlorococcus marinus XMU1402 includes the following:
- the leuC gene encoding 3-isopropylmalate dehydratase large subunit yields the protein MSKDTLFDKVWDLHKVSSLPGGSDQIFIGLHLIHEVTSPQAFGALKDKNLRVKFPSRTVATVDHIVPTDNQSRPFKDNLAEQMIETLEKNCLQHKIKFFNIGSGNQGIVHVVAPELGLTQPGMTIACGDSHTSTHGAFGSIAFGIGTSQVRDVLATQTIAMNKLKVRQIWCENQLTSGVYAKDLVLHIINKLGVKAGVGFAYEFAGPAINVLSMEERMTICNMSIEGGARCGYINPDEKTFSYMKNKLCAPKNENWEKALTWWKSLKSDEDSIYDDVIKIDASEIEPTVTWGITPGQSIGINQQIPCLDELSQNDKLVAEEAYEYMSLKPGQSIKDIPVEVCFIGSCTNGRISDLRVAAKVLKDKKVSKNVKAFVVPGSEKVANKAKQEGLDQIFKDSGFQWREPGCSMCLAMNSDKLIGNQISASSSNRNFKGRQGSPSGRTLLMSPAMVAAAAINGKVSDVREFIK
- a CDS encoding competence/damage-inducible protein A → MSPNSKGVEILSIGTELLLGNIINTNARWISEQLSLLGLNHFRQSTVGDNCDRIIKVIQEISERSNLLITTGGLGPTPDDLTTEAIAKSFNVSLFERPNLWDEIKQKLPNSKLKDDSSSLRKQCFFPKNAQIINNPRGTAPGMIWEPIKGFTILTFPGVPSEMKTMWEETAYDFIKTKFSDSYSFFSNTLKFAGIGESSVAEKINDLLNLKNPTVAPYANLGEVKIRITARAKNVPEAKNIIKPVKEKLKKDFSKFIFGENNDTLPSVLIKELTKRNQTIVFAESCTGGLLSSSLTSISGSSQVFQGSIVSYSNELKNSLLNISEEKLTKYGAVSEEVCEAMAINVKEKLGADWAIAISGIAGPNGGSPDKPVGLVYISISGPNNHITNIKKIFNSTRNRIEIQTLSVNVCLNSLRLILLSNSK
- the glyA gene encoding serine hydroxymethyltransferase, with translation MNILHNLNESDPVISNFINSEKNRQETHLELIASENFASIAVMQAQGSVLTNKYAEGLPQKRYYGGCEFVDEIEELAIQRAKKLFNANWANVQPHSGAQANAAVFLSLLKPGETIMGMDLSHGGHLTHGSPVNMSGKWFNAVHYGVNKETSELNFDEIREIALETKPKLIICGYSAYPRTIDFESFRKIADEVGAFLMADIAHIAGLVASKLHPNPIPYCDVVTTTTHKTLRGPRGGLILCKDAEFGKKFDKSVFPGTQGGPLEHIIAAKAVAFGEALQPDFVNYSQQVIKNAKVLAATLINRGIDIVSGGTDNHIVLLDLRSINMTGKIADLLVSEVNITANKNTVPFDPESPFVTSGLRLGTAALTTRGFNENAFAEVGEIIADRLLNPNDSLIESQCKERVLNLCNRFPLYEGKVEASIK
- a CDS encoding DUF3181 family protein, encoding MDSQTRISDLENIISEMVFIKIEKWNLYLGDAGLARNLAIECISNKDQGSLEAAKISLKAINVKVGDGLNSIPLINLITTSQILELEEILESFFEN
- the murJ gene encoding murein biosynthesis integral membrane protein MurJ, translated to MHSFLKNNVFSISFGTSLSKLAGCVRQIFIAAAFGVGVTYDAFNYAYIIPGFLLIIIGGINGPLHNAVVAVLTPLNKKNGGIVLTQVSIKLSILLISLAILIYFNSSLLIELLAPNLSYEAKSIATYQLKILTPCIPLSGFIGLSFGALNSQRKFFLSSISPAITSLTTIFFILLSWIFNQKNDYSHFFTYTGLLAFATLTGTLIQFVVQISEINKIGLLRLKSNFQLFNEERRIFKLIIPASISSGLSQINVFIDMFFASSFQGAASGLAYGNFLIQAPLGVLSNSLILPLLPKFSKFRSDKDFIGLQKILISGIEYCFLTTIFLTAFFITFNNQIVQLVFQRGSFDYSAALKVKNILIAYAVGIPFYLYRDLLVRTYYSIEKTNFPFKSSFAGIILNIFFDWFLIGAPINNIGNLSPYNFGVVGIILSSVIVNFIVCVLLSFNLRNENIHLPNLDLLRKIILMSLAAFIDSTLCITILKTTKNLNSNLGEFLLLIFGSLTFFVIYFFLTKCLKVNRFKVYKKKI